The genomic interval GCCCGTAAATAATTCTACACTGGGAAGCTTTTATAGGAAGCCGATTAATTCGACCTGGGATGGCATCTACTTTAATTAGTAACTTAGGGAGTGCAAACGAATGGAGCACATCAGACCTTCTTACAAAAGCAGTTATTTGCACATCTGCTGGAGCCACCATCCGGTTATCAACATCCAACAAACGATACCCTCCTTTTCTAAATGTCTCCTGCTGGTCTTCTATGTAAGAATCAATTGTATAACACGAAATTCTTTCAGCGCTTTCTCTAGAGCTTGGAGTGTCTAAATTGCGACAAAATTCGTAAGATCAGTACCATTGTTTCCCAATCGCCTTAAAATTTCACCGGGGCCGTTTTACTTCTTCTATATAATATAGGTTAATTATAGAAGGAAACCACAACCCTACTAACATCAACATTGGCACAATAGTCCATCAAAATTCTAATCGTTGACGGTTCAAGAAATGGCGATAAGAAAATTTAGTAAGAAGGATTACGCatcctatatatataacaaagaccaACACAGCCACTGCTACTATCATCACAAAACCATGGTACCGGAACAGGTCTTTCCCTAGTTCCCCATGGACAATATCACCAAAATATCGACTCCCgtaaaaagacatatttatatttttctacacttaTTAGCCCACTCACGTGCGCTACTTTCGcgatttactaattttaataacttgaaataagctaaaaacttaaaccattTCAGGTCTACAGGACGACTCCTACAGAATTTAGGGTATTCAAGCAGCTTGTCCCACACCCACAAAGAAAGAGGGTTTAATAACAACCTAGAGAAATAAATGACTGAAAGACACTGCCCCAAAATGATATAAGGCTCCCGCACTGGGCGAGCACCAATCCATGTTAACCTAATAAACCTACCAACCAACACTCAAAACACTACTTGATTAAACGGGTAAAAACATAAACTTCGATACTTACCTCTGTGAAGACTAGGAATTAGGTATAATACTACAATcgacaaaaacataacatatacccCCCCCGCTTTATGAGGAATTGAACGAAGGATTGCATAAGCAAACATAAAATACCACTCAGGCTGAACATGGATTGGCGTTTTTATAGGATTAGCAGGCCAATAGTTTAAATGATTCCCTAACAGCTCAGGATCCACAcacactaaatatataaaaaagaacctaAAGCAAACATAACCAAAAAGATCTTTAATAGTATAGAAGGGGTGGAAGGGCACACACATAGTACCTCTTTCAATACCCAAAGGGTTATTACTCCCTttctcatgtaaaaaaaacaggtgtaaaaaaacaaccgcCACTATCACAAACGGTAAGAGAAAGTGTAAAGTATAAAACCGCTTTAGAGTTGCATTACACACGGTCCAACCCCCTCATACATAGCGGAGCATACTCTCTCCTACTACGGGGATCACTCTAAGTATATTAGTAATAACAGTAGCCCCCCAATATGACATTTGCCCCCAAGGCAAAGTGTAACCGAGGAAAGCCTCCGCCatagttaacaaaaacaaatgcacccCAAAATACCACACTGTCTTATCTAAATAAGACCCATAATACAGCCCACGAGCAATGTGCgcataaatacagataaaaaacaTAGAGGACCCATTTGCATGAATATTACGCAACATTCATCCTTTTTCCACATTACGCATAATATGTACTACAGAATCGAATGCCATGTCTTCATGAGCAGTATAATGAGTTGACAATAAAAGACCCCTTAGAAGTTGGATAATTAGGCACAAGCCTAGTATAGAGCCAAACCTTCACCAAGCGTTTAAGTTTACAGGACAAGGCAAATCATAGAACCTGTCATTCATAATCTTCACCAACTTATTAGTACTTCGTCACGGACCAACCCTCTTAGGCGTGTTAATATTATTCACAGTATTGTTACCAACCATCTCATAAGAAAGGCCTACACCTTGTTTATGAGTTTACAGCTCACCACCTCTTCCTCGGCCACCTcatgaatttttgttatatatacaggcACAAACCCCCCGCACACCGCATTTTTTTATGAGTACACATAAgcttggacccccctttttacacCTCTGAAGACACCCAAAGTGTTAAGTGTCCAACTTTGTTTTTGCtccatttttactttatttttaattagactTAAAGCGACCAACAACTTACGCTtcaaaaatttttttatttttaagatacacGCCTCGTTTTCGAACCGAAAACCACATGAGCAACCAGAGCTGGGGTAAATGAGGAAATAAACGTCTCAAATCCCCATTATCCTACAGCTTACAATTAGCTATAGAGCCCAAGTAACTTAGAATTTAAGGGTCAAATTCACCACTTTCTCTGCCAATAATTAGGTTGAATCTCATGTGGTCCTGAAGAATGCTTACTCCCCGCAAAGGCTTTGTAGCCTTTCAAGCATACACTAAAACCAAGTTAATTAGGTGTAAGGAGACCCGTATTGACCAGTTTTTAAATAGACCATAACAGCCTAACAATAAACGAATTAACTGTAATTTTGCTTATCTTatggattattttaataaattataactattAATACACCAATAAACTTTAACTATGAGCATTAATAACTACTGACCCCGTCTTTACTAACATCAGGAACACTGTCTTCTTCACTTACAACCACATTTCTCTGCTCGACTGGCTGACAGACATTAGCTGGGACTTCAGGCTCCACAACAGCTATTTGTTCTTCTAAAGGAACATAGCCACCCTCAGCATGGGGGCCCCCTTCCTCCTGATTATCAGGAACAACTTCAGCGACACCATTCACAACAGCATCTCCAACAGCTGAAATAGTTTCAGGTAATGGGAGCACCCTAACAGTGTCACCCCCTCCGCCCTGACATAAGTCCCCTCCTCCAACGTCTATTCTAAACActcagtttttatatgaaaaaaaaccatctcacACACCCCTTAACAGTAAGCCTTTTTTTGCAGCAAACCCCTGCCTAAGCCACTCTCATACAGCCTCTCTAGTGCCCAACACATTCAACAATCTATCACTAAGCAACACactcatttacataaaaagaaccctttttataagttaatcagcctattatacaatattatttatgtcATTACAGATCCGTCACAAAGTATTGCTTTAGCTAAAAACTCGCTCGCTTAAAAGAGACCTTAAAGCTATGCATAAGCTTTTGGGTTAACAAACCcaaaaacttcaattaaaataaagcttcGCAGGGTCTTGTTGCTCTTCTTTTACACACAGGCCTCTTCGCTTTACCCTTATGCAAGaagtactaaaatttatttgcccCACTTTACTTCAAGTAAGCTTTTTATGAGGCAATCGTGTGCATTTCTTTAGAaagataaattctaaaaaaccTCAGTGAGATGAGCCTAAAACTAATTAACTcctcttaaattgtttataaagaaaagctttaactttttctttaggaaTCAAAGTCCTACGTACTATAATACTTCTTTATAACACCTCAGAGCAATAAACTACTTTTGAGCTTAGCTTCATCAAAGCAACTGGGCCATCCCCCCACGTACAACTAAGCTAGGAAGAATTTGTAGCTctcagttatattaacattagCAACTAAACACAACTTAAGAGACAGGCTATCTGGCTTGAGAATAAGAATCTTATACCCTAAGCAAATTACTGGGATTTTCAATTAACAGCTCAACATTCTAGCTTAATTTATTCACCCAGCGTacactaatttcattaaaatttttgccCAGAAGGCAAATATAGTAATTATTGCTATGTAACCATCCTATAACCAGCACATTTAACAGCCTAACGCCacgtttatttacataaaaaggccCTATACAATATTGTCTATAGCACTCAGATCTGTGACAGAACATTGCTTTGCTTAAAAACCTTTTATACGAAACTAACTCACTTAAAAGGGACCTCAGGACCAGACATAAACTTCATCACTTGTAGTCTTTGTAAGTTTATAACCCACCTAACCCCCTTTTAGGCGTGTTAATATTACATACTATTGTTAACACTTACTTTTTAAGACGCTCACAACCTTGTTTACAAGCTCACGCTTCTAcgtttcacaattttatttagcttCATTTTGTTGCTGCACACCACATTTTTGTCACCTCTATTTAACCTGCTTTCCTATTTCCTCCCCTCCAGATCAGCCCCCCCAGGCATTagtgtgtcattttgattttattttatttttgatttacttttttgctTAGACTTTAAGTGACCCATGAATTACGCTTTGGGAACTTTCATATGacttgatttctatttattttttgattttaagataCAGATAGTCTAGTTTTCAAACCCCAAAAAATCACatgagcaaccaaaattagggcaaacgaaaaaaattaacaccttAGATCCATTTCTCCTGCAGTTTACAATTAACCACAGGAAGCAAATAGCTTTAGAATTtaggtttaagtttgtttttttctaccacTAATTAGGTTAAGTCTCACATGACTCTGAAAAATGCTTACTCACTGTAAAGGGTTCAAAACCTTATCTACAACAGGTTGTAAAGCATAATCTAAAACAAGTTTGGACAGGTATGGGCATTCGCAActagattttcaataaaatacacaatgtcaagtaaaattaagttttactttgacttat from Mytilus trossulus isolate FHL-02 unplaced genomic scaffold, PNRI_Mtr1.1.1.hap1 h1tg000765l__unscaffolded, whole genome shotgun sequence carries:
- the LOC134702905 gene encoding LOW QUALITY PROTEIN: cytochrome b-like (The sequence of the model RefSeq protein was modified relative to this genomic sequence to represent the inferred CDS: substituted 5 bases at 5 genomic stop codons), which gives rise to MVGNNTVNNINTPKRVGPXRSTNKLVKIMNDRFYDLPCPVNLNAWXRFGSILGLCLIIQLLRGLLLSTHYTAHEDMAFDSVVHIMRNVEKGXMLRNIHANGSSMFFICIYAHIARGLYYGSYLDKTVWYFGVHLFLLTMAEAFLGYTLPWGQMSYWGATVITNILRVIPVVGESMLRYVXGGWTVCNATLKRFYTLHFLLPFVIVAVVFLHLFFLHEKGSNNPLGIERGTMCVPFHPFYTIKDLFGYVCFRFFFIYLVCVDPELLGNHLNYWPANPIKTPIHVQPEWYFMFAYAILRSIPHKAGGVYVMFLSIVVLYLIPSLHRGKYRSLCFYPFNQVVFXVLVGRFIRLTWIGARPVREPYIILGQCLSVIYFSRLLLNPLSLWVWDKLLEYPKFCRSRPVDLKWFKFLAYFKLLKLVNRESSAREWANKCRKI
- the LOC134702904 gene encoding LOW QUALITY PROTEIN: cytochrome c oxidase subunit 2-like (The sequence of the model RefSeq protein was modified relative to this genomic sequence to represent the inferred CDS: substituted 3 bases at 3 genomic stop codons), with protein sequence MSFYGSRYFGDIVHGELGKDLFRYHGFVMIVAVAVLVFVIYIGCVILLTKFSYRHFLNRQRLEFXWTIVPMLMLVGLWFPSIINLYYIEEVKRPRXNFKAIGKQWYXSYEFCRNLDTPSSRESAERISCYTIDSYIEDQQETFRKGGYRLLDVDNRMVAPADVQITAFVRRSDVLHSFALPKLLIKVDAIPGRINRLPIKASQCRIIYGQCSEICGVNHRFIPIVIEFIPEKYFVIWLEALN